TCTATTGCGCACGGCCCGACCCAGCCACACCCCTCATGCCGGCGTTATGTGCTTACAACTTTTGAATCTTTCCAAAGCATATGATCTGGATTTGTCGTATTATGGCGTGTGTTTCTTCGGTCAAATATTCAATAAAATTCACTCGTAAATTGTTGGACTCCTTTACCCCTCCAGGGGCATTCACCAAGGTTACCCATTGTCCCCTATTCCTTTTGTTGTTGACGTTTTCTCTGCGTTGATCAACAAATCCATTATGGAGGAGGTCCGGAAGGAGTGACAAAAATTTGTCGAAGAGCTACAGTTATCTCGTACCTTCTTGTTGCGGATGACTAATTACTATTTTTTCGGGCTTCTAAGCAGCAAATGATGTTGGTAAAAGGTTTGTTGAATGCTTAAGTTTTGGCGATGGGTCAGCTTATTAACCCCTCAAAGTGCTCCAGCCTTTTCAACGATGATTGTCTATCGGCGGTGGCAATGGAAGTTAAATCTATACTGGAAGTTACACAAGAAGTTTTTGATCTCAAATACTTGGGCCTTCCTGTCCCACAATGGAAGATGCATAAGGGGAGATTTGAAACACCCCAAGCGCTTTTGGGCAAGGGCTTATGGAATGGAGTGAATAGTAAATGTCTTTAGGAAGTAAGGAATTGTTGGTTAAATAGGTTCTCATGCCATCCCACTTATGTGATGAGCATGTTCAGGTTACCGACCTTAGTTTGTGATGATCTGACACGCTTGATGAGGCAGTATTGGTGGGGAATGGAGAACTGTAAAAAAAAAAGATGAATGTTGGGACAACATGAGATCACCAATGTGCAAGGGAGGTATGGGCTTTCATGACATGCGAGCTTTTAACTAAGCTCTTCTTGCCAAGCAAGCTTGGAGATTAATTGATACACTGGGCAGCCTTTGTGCACGTCTGTTGCGAGCGAAGTACTTCCCCAATGGAAATTTACAAGATAATGTGTTCACTAGTGATTATTTGGCCATGTGGAAAGGTATCGAGCATGGTGTGGAACTTGTTAAAAAAATGAATTATTATTTGGAGAGTGGGGAATGGTTCTTTGGTCAGGACATAGAGGGACCCTTGGATTCCTCGTGGGACTTCCTTCGGGCCAGTCGGTCCCAAATGTAATTCTAGGTTTAATGGGGTCTTAGACTTCCTTGATGACAGTGAAGCTTGGAACGTCCAATGCCCCAAAGATCATTTTTGGCCTCTTCGCATTAATGAAATTTCTAAGACCTGGACTTCACCGAGACAACGACAACACTTCTCGTGTGGTTCTCGGAGAAAAGTGAGCGATTCTTCATCGAAAATGCTTATAGACTTATGACTGCACTGCATGGTGAGTTGTTCATTGGTGGAGTTGCAATCTAACATCTAGAGGGAGATTATTCTACTCGGAACCTCATATGGCGCTCCATGATTCCAAAAAAAATGAAGATTACCGCCTGGAAGGCGGTATCGGGTGCCCTAGCTACAATAGCATGCAAAGTTGAATGTCACTTAGCCACTCGTTGGATGTGCTCCGAAGACAACTACATGTGTTGATCTCCTGCTGTCATGGGGATGATTCTGACAATAAGAGGTAGGAGAATGGAGTCTGATCTACCGAGGCGCAAATGGCTGACTTAGGGATTTTTACAATTAAGTTCGGGCCTCTCATGATGGAAGTCATGACCCTACGTCTTGTGCTCCGGAAAGGCTTTCTTTGTTCTACGTGTGAAGAGCATAGGAGATTACAATGTGtatgggagagagagaggggggggaaTGGGGGAAGAGATCCTAAGTCATGGTGAAGGacggcttatatagagtgtgccaTGTCCTTTCACCTCTTTTGCTAGGTTGATTACAACTATTAGTACTATCAACTACGAAGTGTGGTGGGAGTCTTAATGGAAGTAATGTATGCGTCAATAATAACTACGACGCCTCAGCTGCTTTCCTTGCATGTTCTGCTCCTCACATCCGAGTGCTAGTTTGTCCGAGTGTCTGTGAGTTCTTCGTCCGAGTGTGGTAATACTGCATCTTCGTCCAAGTAGATTTATGTCACGATGTTGTCCGATTAATTAGGACTTGTTGACGTTTTTGTTATTTTTAAGCGGTGGACTCGGGCCCCTTGGTCCTCCATGAGTTTTAGGTCATTGTGGGCCTACCCCATAGTAGCCATCTTCAACACATGCACCCCATTCAAGCGGAGTTTGGGATCGTATGCGGACCATCTGGTCGCTGCCTTCCGATGATCACCTAGTTAATAATGTTAAGGAGTGGCTCCTCGGTGTCTTACTTGGCCGTGATGCAGCAGAACACGACAAGGTGATCATGATCATATGGCGAATTTGACAGCTTCACGATGACTTGGTTCATGACAAAGAGGTCTCTCTAGTTGATGCCACGGTTGAGTTTCTAGATAGCTATCTAAAATCTATTGGTGACGCGAAACTATATAACACTAAGGAAATTCTGAAAGGCAAAATGTCGGCCTTGCTTGATTTGCCGAAGGAAAAACTAGATCCTGTATAGGCGAGTCCATGGCCGCCACTACCTTCGGATCACATTACTTTATCTATGGATGGTTCGTTCTCTGATGCGGATGGATTGGCCGCAACAGGTATGATCTTACGTCATTATGTTGGGTCCTTTGTATTAGCGGTGTACCAGTGTGTGTTCAACACTCTAGCCTCTAGGTGGTCATTCAGTCGGACTCCACGGAGGCCCTATCCATTTTTCCAAGAGTTGGTTTAGCCGGCTCCACGTACCAACATTTTGTGGAGGAGATCAATGCTTTGAGGAAGGACAGTGACTTTATTCAATAGGAAATTAGTAGGAATCAAAATGAGTAGTCGATCAGCTGGCAAATTATAGTCGGACGGAGTGTACCACGGTTATGCTGTTACACCAATGACCACCTTATATTTCTGAGCTTTTGCCACTCAACTGTAACTCTATAGATTTAGAATAAAATTCCTTTTATCCCCGCAAAAAAGTTAAATTAAGACAAAACCAAAACATTTTTTTATTGAATGAGAAAAAAAAACTGAGAGAGAATGAGAAACATTTGGACTTAGCACGCATCATCATCAAGTCGGCCCAAGCCCAAGCCTTCTCTGCTGCTGCGTACTAATCCGTTCGAGATCCCGAAGCCGACGCTCCCCTAAAAAAAAGCACCCACGCCGCGAGTGAAGCGAGGGTTAGCTTTGCCGTCGACCTCGCCGCGGAGGTTTCTCCGCCCAATCCACCCACTCGATCACCGCCGTTCCCGCCCAGCTTCCCCCTTCTGGCCGGCGCCGCCCTTCCTGGTTCGTCGGCTCCTCCGAGGTACGGATCTGGGTCCATTCCCTTCCCTTCCCTTCTCGAGCCAGCCGAGGCGCTGTCGATTCTTCCACTTGACTTCTTTTGATTCCGTTCTGCAATGTCTGTATAAACTCTGTTCTCCCACCAGCGTATGAGCCTAGAATATCCTCTGTGCAATCCTAGAGGAAATAGCCTGCTTTAATTTTAGTAAAACCTGTTATTAAGCGCCTAGAAATTGTCCTTCAAGATTTGAGTTCAGTTCAGAAGGTGGACGTTTAATTACCTTGTGGTCTTGTAGTTCTAACTGGTCTATTTGTAGACTGTAAGAGCTCAGGTTAATTTGATTTTCCTTATAAAGTTTTTCTGTTCCATTACATGGGTACAAATATTGGGCTTTTGCATTAGGTGATTGCTCCAAGTTAAGCACATAATTTGGTGTCTGTTCCAAGATAAGCGCATAATAGATCTTCCAACAGATATAAAAAAGTTAAATGTTTCACTAGTGTTTCCTTTTACATTAGTCTGTACAGCTGTTATTTTGTTATCTTGTTGTGTTCCGTTCTGACTATAGAATCTTTGCTTCAGTGCCTGCCGGGTCTTGAGACTGCCCAAGTTGTGCAGCTGAGATACTCAATGGAGGATCTCCCAGAGCCACTGCTTGCAGAGATCGTCAAGAGGATTACCCAGACAAGTGATCTTAATTCTCTTTCCCTTGTGTCGAAGCAGCTCTGCACCGTCGAGGCGGAGTACAGGTATGCTATCCGCATTGGCCGTGGACTCAATCCATCAACAGAAGCCTTGGTATCTCTCTTCTCCCGGTTCCCCAATTTGGCGAAAGTAGAGATCGATTACTCTGGGTGGAAGTCTACTGACGCGGAGCAGTTGAACAACCAAGGCCTTTATGTTCTATCATCTCACTGCCCCTCGTTGTCTGATCTTGCTTTAAGCTTCTGCTCATACATCGATGATACGGGTCTTGGTTATCTAGCTGACCTCAAAAATTTGAGGTCCCTCAGGCTGAACCGTGCACCAGCAGTCACTTCTACTGGGATCTTTCGGGTGGTGGTTGGTTGCAGGTATCTGTCAGTTCTCTACCTTGTTGACTGTAAGGCAGTAGACAACAGGGAGTGGCTTGAGTACTTTGGGAGGTATGGATCGTTGGGTGAACTTGTTGTAAAGGATTGTGATGGAATCAGCCAGTATGACCTCTTAAAGTTTGGCGCAGGATGGGCAAATCTCCAAAAGTTTGAGTTCGAGATTAATGGAGATTATTTCACGTTATTTGCTCGTGATCCCTCCATCGTGTCTGGCTACCCATATAGCTATGACATCTGCTGTGATAGCTTGAAGGATCTTAGGTTGGCTCATATTATAACAAATGAAGAAATTGGACTTCGTTTTCTCCTGGGGAAGTGCAAAGCATTGGAGACACTTTACCTGGAGTATGTTATTGGTCTACATGAGAATGAGATGATTTCACTATTCCAGAGGTGCAGCAACCTTAAAATTGTCTCACTTCGACTCAGGCCTCTGCACTATGAAGATATTGAGTATAGGACAGCACTGACTGATGCTAGCCTTAAGGCTCTAGCTGTTAGCTGCCCGATGCTTCATGTTGTTGAGCTCACATTCGCATTTTGCGACCCCGATTGGCCTACTGAAATAGGTTTCACACAAGAGGGCATTTTGACGCTAATCCAATCTTGTCCAATTCGCGCTCTTTTGCTAAATGGTGCCAGCATTTTGTATGACGAGGGGATGAAGTGCCTCTCATCCTCACCGCTCCTGGAGAAGCTCGAGCTCGTGGACTGCTGCTCTATAACTGATGCTGGTATGAATTTCATTATTCAGGCTCCTTGCTTGAGGAGTCTCACACTCCGTCAATGCAATAAAGTAACAGACAATGGGATGGCTGAGCTGGCACGTTCACAGAAGTTGGAGTCACTGACCGTGATAGGCTGCCGCCGGATCTCTCTGAAGGGTGTGCGAGGGGCTGCCAAAACAGTTCGCTACTCTGCAGAGTTTGAAAGCCTAGAGAGTTTAAAAGCAATGAACATGAACATAAAATGACTCGTGTCGCCCTGAATCCAGTATTTGGCTATTAATTTGTGTTCACTATATATCAGCAGAAGTTTGAAACCGCAAAACTATGAAAGCAAACTCGGAGGACAGGTGCACCTGCCATTTCCAATTGGCTTCAGATGTTCCAGACTTGTTTTGGTAGCGCGAGATCTGTCTTAGGAATTTGACAGAATTCTTGCGTATCCTATGACAGCAACTTCGATTTGTAATCTATTTGCATTGCTCCTGTCTGTACTTCATTTGCTTCTTCAATTTATTCTTATAGCTTCAGTGTTTGGATTTCAAAAGAATATCAGGTTCTTCTGGCTGCTTGTGCAACATTTAAAGGTTCAGGCGTCATTGAGCGCATTAAACCTGGAGATTAGATCTGCTAACCGTTTCTTTATAGTGGTTCTTGCTCATAACTTCTCAACACAACACATGGCACACATGTTATGAAAGAAAGCAAAGAGATTATGAACAGGGAACAGATGCCTTTTTCTTACACTGACTGAACATACATGTACATGGTGATAGTTCTGTGCAAAACGGCAGAGAAAACAGATATGGTATAGCGACTCAGCGCATCACTTGATGTAACCTAGTGTAGTCTTCATGCTGCTTGGCCCTGCCAAATGTCTTCATGTAAGATTGTAAGGGCATCAGAGGCGTTACACACAAGAACCAGTGATCCCTTCGCAACACAAAACTCTTTGGGTGGAGAAGAACTGACGAATGATCAGGCAGATACATGCTGATTTACAGAAAGATAGTCAGAGAATCAACATTCGAGAAAGAGGGTTACAGATCAGCTCATGAAGATAAAGAGGCGTTTTCTGAACCTTTGCCAGGACAACAGAGAGATATGTGCTTTGACAAGCATGTGTAGACCAGATAAAGGAAGTAATTCCTCAAGTATGCCTGATTCCAGTTACAATGTTAAGCAATATACATTCTCGCTCTCCCCGCCAGCCATCGATCGTCTCGCCTCGCTCGAGGCCAGCTCTGCAGCTAACGCCATCGACGATAGGAGCGAGGCGGTGCTCCAACAGCTAAGGCggctactgaaggaaatatgccctggaggcaataataaagttattatttattttcttatatcatgataaatgtttattattcatgctagaattgtattaaccggaaacatgaaacatgtgtgaatacatagacaaacagagtgtcactagtatgcctctacttgactagctcgttaatcaaaggtggttatgtttcctagccatagataaagagttgtcatttgattaacgggatcacatcattaggagaatgatgtgattgacttgacccattctgttagcttagcacacgatcgtttagtatgttgctattgctttcttcatgacttatacatgttcctatgactatgagattatgcaactcctgtttaccggaggaacactttgtgtgctaccaaacgtcacaacgtaactggttgattataaaggtgctctacaggtgtctccgaaggtacttgttgggttggcgtattttgagattaggatttgtcactccgattgtcggagaggtgtctctgggcccactcggtaatgcacatcacttaagccttgcaagcattgcaactaatgagttagttgcaggatgatgtattacagaacgagtaaagagacttaccggtaacgagattgaactaggtattgagataccgatgatcgatcgggcaagtaacataccgatgacaaaggaaacaacgtatgttgtcatgcggtttgaccgataaagatcttcgtagaatatgtgggagccaatatgagcatccaggttccgctattggttattgaccggagacgtgtctcggtcatgtctacatagttctcgaacccgtagggtccacacgcttaaagtttgatgacggttatattatgagtttatgtgttttgatgtaccgaagatagttcggagtcccggatgtgatcggacatgacgaggagtctcgaaatggtcgagacatgaagattgatatattggacgactatattcggacaccggaatggttccgggggttatcggatatataccggagtaccgggggttaccggaacccccccgggaactaatgagccttgttgggccctagtggagagagagaggggccggccagggcaagaggcacgccccctccccttgagtccgaataggacaaggaaggggggcggcgccccccttgcctttcccctctcccactccttccttccccctcctccttggactaggaaagggagggggaaacctactaaacctacttggagtaggtttccccctcctagggcgcgccacccccttggctggccctctcctcctcctccctttatatacggaggaggggggcaccccatagacacaacaattgatctcttagtcgtgtgcggtgcccccctcccccataatccacctcgataatatcgtagcggtgcttaggcgaagccctgcgtcggtagaacatcatcatcgtcaccacgccgtcgtgctgacgaaactctccctcaacactcgactggatcggagttcgagggacgtcatcgagctgaacgtgtgctgaactcggaggtgccgtgcgttcggtacttgatcggtcggatcgtgaagacgtaggactacatcaaccgcgttgtgctaacgcttccgctttcggtctacgagggtacgtggacaacactctcccctctcgttggtatgcatcaccatgatcttgcgtgtccgtaggaaattttttgaaattactacgttccccaacagtggcatccgagcctggttttatgtgttgatgttatatgcacgagtagaacacaagtgagttgtgggcgatacaagtcatactgcttaccagcatgtcacactttggttcggcggtattgttggatgaagcggcccggaccgacattacgcgtacgcttacgcgagactggttctaccgacgtgctttgcacacaggtggctggcgggtgtcagtttctccaacattagttgaaccgagtgtggctacgcccggtccttgagaaggttaaaacatcactaacttgacgaactatcgttgtggttttgatgcgtaggtaagaacggttcttgctcagcccgtagcagccacgtaaaacttgcaacaacaaagtagaggacgtctaacttgtttttgcagggcgtgttgtgatgtgatatggtcaaggcatgatgctatattttattgtatgagatgatcatgttttgtaaccgagttatcggcaactagcaggagccatatggttgtcgctttattgtatgcaatgcaatcgccctgtaattgctttactttatcactaagcgatagcgatagtcgtagaagcaatagttggcgagacaacaacgatgctacgatggagatcaaggtgtcgcgccggtgacgatggtgatcatgacggtgcttcgaagatggagatcacaagcacaagatgatgatggccatatcatatcacttatattgattacatgtgatgtttatcttttatgcatcttatcttgctttgattgacggtagcattataagatgatctctcactaaatttcaagataaaagtgttctccctgagtatgcaccgttgccaaagttcgtcgtgcccagacaccacgtgatgatcgggtgtgataagctctacgtccatctacaacgggtgcacgccagtttttgcacacgcagaatactcaggttaaacttgacgagcctagcatatgcagatatggcctcggaacactgagaccgaaaggtcgagcgtgaatcatatagtagatatgatcaacatagtgatgttcaccattgaaaactactccattccACGtaatgatcggttatggtttagttgatttggatcacgtgatcacttagatgattagagggatgtctatctaagtgggagttcttaagtaatatgattaattgaacttaaatttatcatgaacttagtacctgatagtattttgcatgtctatgtttgttgtagatagatggctcgtgctgttgttccgttgaattttaatgcgttccttgagaaagcaaagttgaaagatgatggtagcaattacacggactgggtccgtaacttgaggattatcctcattgctgcacagaagaattacgtcctggaagcaccgctaggtgccaaacctgctgcaggagcaacaccagatgttatgaacgtctggcagagcaaagctgatgactactcgatagttcagtgtgccatgctttacgacttagaaccgggacttcaacgacgttttgaacgtcatggagcatatgagatgttccaggagttgaagttaatatttcaagcaaatgcccagattgagagatatgaagtctccaataagttctatagctgcaagatggaggagaatagttctgtcagtgagcatatactcagaatgtctgggtataacaatcacttgattcaactgggagttaatcttccggatgatagcgtcattgacagaattcttcaatcactgccaccaggctacaagagcttcatgatgaactataacatgcaagggatggatgagacgattcccgagctcttcgcaatgctaaaggctgcggaggtagaaatcaagaaagagcatcaagtgttgatggtcaataagaccaccagtttcaagaaaaagggcaaagggaagaagaaggggaacttcaagaagaacagcaaacaagttgctgctcaggagaagaaacccaagtctggacctaagcctgagaccgagtgcttctactgcaagcagactggtcactggaagcggaactgccccaagtatttggcggataagaaggatggcaaggtgaacaaaggtatatgtgatatacatgttattgatgtgtaccttaccagagctcgcagttgcacctgggtatttgatactggttctgttgctaatatttgcaactcgaaacatggactacggattaagcggacactggctaaggacgaggtgacgatgcgcgtgggaaatggttccaaagtcgatgtgatcgccgtcggcacgctacctctacatctacctttgggattagtattagacctaaataattgttatttggtgccagcgttgagcatgaacattatatctggatcttgtttgatgcgagacggttattcatttaaatatgagaataatggttgttctatttatatgagtaatatcttttatggtcatgcacccttgaagagtggtctatttttgatgaatctcgatagtagtgatacacatattcataatgttgaagccaaaagatgcagagttgataatgatagtgcaacttatttgtggcactgccgtttgggtcatattggtgtaaagcgcatgaagaaactccatactgatggacttttggaatcacttgattatgaatcacttggtacttgcgaaccatgcctcatggacaagatgactaaaacgccgttctccggaactatgaagcgagcaactgatttgttggagatcatacatactgatgtatgtggtccaatgaatgttgaggctcgcggcgggtatcgttattttctcaccttcacagatgatttaagcagatatgggtatatctacttaatgaaacataagtctaaaacatttgaaaagttcaaagaatttcagagtgaagttgaaaatcatcgtaacaagaaaataaagtgtctacaatctgatcgtggaggagaatatttgagttacgagtttggtctacatttgaaacaatgcggaatagtttcgcaactcacgccacccggaacaccacagcgtaatggtgtgtctgaacgtcgtaatcgtactttactagatatggtgcgatctatgatgtctcttactgatttaccgctatcattttggggttatgctttagagacggccgcattcacattaaatagggcaccatcaaaatccgttgagacgacgccttatgaactgtggtttggcaagaaaccaaagttgtcgtttcttaaagtttggggctgcgatgcttatgtgaaaaagcttcaacctgataagctcgaacccaaatcggagaaatgtgtcttcataggatacccgaaggaaactgttgggtacaccttctatcacagatccgaaggcaagacattcgttgctaagaatggatcctttctagagaaggagtttctctcgaaagaagtgagtgggaggaaagtagaacttgatgaggtaacagtacctgctcccttattggaaagtagttcatcacagaaaccggttcctgtgacgtctacaccaattagtgaggaagttaatgatgatgatcatgaaacttcagatcaagttattactgaacctcgtaggtcaaccagagtaagatccgcaccagagtggtacggtaatcctgttctggaggttatgttactagaccaagacgaacctacgaactatgaagaagcgatggtgagcccagattccgcaaaatggcttgaggccatgaaatctgagatgggatccatgtatgagaacaaagtgtggactttggtcgacttgcccgatgatcggcaagccatcgagaataaaatggatcttcaagaagaaggctgacgctgacggtaatgttactgtctataaagctcgacttgttgcaaaaggttttcgataagttcaagggattgactacgatgagaccttctcacccgtagtgatgcttaagtctgtccgaatcatgttagcaattgccgcattttatgattatgaaatttggcaaatggatgtaaaaactgcattcctgaatggatttctggaagaagagttgtatatgatgcaaccggaaggttttgtcgatccaaagggagctaacaaagtgtgcaagctccagcgatccatttatggactggtgcaagcctctcggagttggaataaacgttttgatagtgtgatcaaagcatatggttttatacaaacttttggagaagcctgtatttacaagaaagtgagtgggagctctgtagcatttctaatattatatgtggatgacatattgttgattggaaatgatatagaatttctggatagcataaaaggatatttgaataagattttttcaataaaggacctcggtgaagctgcttatatattgggcatcaagatctatagatatagatcgagacgcttaattggactttcacaaagcacataccttgaaaaagttttgaagaagttcaaaatggatcaagcaaagaaagggttcttgcctgtgttacaaggtgtgaaattgagtaagactcaatgcccgaccactgcagaagatagagagaaaatgaaagatgttccctatgcttcagccataggctctatcatgtatgcaatgttgtgtgccagacctgatgtgtgccttgctattagtttagcagggaggtaccaaagtaatccaggagtgggtcactggacagcggtcaagaacatcctgaaatacttgagaaggactagggatatgtttctcgtttatggaggtgacaaagagctcgtcgtaaatggttacgtcgatgcaagttttgacactgatccggacgattctaaatcgcaaaccggatacgtgtttatattaaacagtggagctgtcagttggtgcagttctaaacaaagcgtcatagcgggatctacatgtgaagcggagtacatagctgcttcggaagcagcaaatgaaggagtctggatgaaggagttcatatccgatctaggtgtcatacctagtgcatcgggtccaatgaaaatcttttgtgacaatactgatGCAATTtctttggcaaaggaatccagatttcacaagagtaccaagcacatcaagagacgcttcaactccatccgggatcaagtccaggtgggagacatagagattcgcaagatacatacggatctgaatgttgcagacccgttgactaagcctcttccacgagcaaaacatgatcaacaccaaggttccatgggtgttagaatcattactgtgtaatctagattattgactctagtgcaagtgggagactaaaggaaatatgccctagaggcaataataaagttattatttatttccttatatcatgataaatgtttattattcatgctagaattgtattaactggaaacatgatacatgtgtgaatacatagacaaacagagtgtcactagtatgcctctacttgactagctcgttaatcaaaggtggttatgtttcctagccatagacaaagagttgtcatttgattaac
The sequence above is a segment of the Aegilops tauschii subsp. strangulata cultivar AL8/78 chromosome 6, Aet v6.0, whole genome shotgun sequence genome. Coding sequences within it:
- the LOC109764797 gene encoding F-box/LRR-repeat protein 14; the protein is MEDLPEPLLAEIVKRITQTSDLNSLSLVSKQLCTVEAEYRYAIRIGRGLNPSTEALVSLFSRFPNLAKVEIDYSGWKSTDAEQLNNQGLYVLSSHCPSLSDLALSFCSYIDDTGLGYLADLKNLRSLRLNRAPAVTSTGIFRVVVGCRYLSVLYLVDCKAVDNREWLEYFGRYGSLGELVVKDCDGISQYDLLKFGAGWANLQKFEFEINGDYFTLFARDPSIVSGYPYSYDICCDSLKDLRLAHIITNEEIGLRFLLGKCKALETLYLEYVIGLHENEMISLFQRCSNLKIVSLRLRPLHYEDIEYRTALTDASLKALAVSCPMLHVVELTFAFCDPDWPTEIGFTQEGILTLIQSCPIRALLLNGASILYDEGMKCLSSSPLLEKLELVDCCSITDAGMNFIIQAPCLRSLTLRQCNKVTDNGMAELARSQKLESLTVIGCRRISLKGVRGAAKTVRYSAEFESLESLKAMNMNIK